From Enterococcus mundtii, the proteins below share one genomic window:
- a CDS encoding RbsD/FucU family protein — MLKNIPKNLSPELVKVLIEMGHGDEIVLADGNYPAASNAKKLIRCDGLPMPELLKSILELFPLDQYVEQPVALMAVAKGDETKPAIWEEYKALLDQGVSIESIERQAFYERGKQAYAIVATGEEAIYANILLKKGVVK; from the coding sequence ATGCTTAAAAATATTCCTAAAAATTTATCACCAGAGTTAGTCAAAGTTCTGATTGAGATGGGTCATGGAGATGAGATTGTTCTTGCTGACGGAAACTATCCAGCTGCTTCCAATGCAAAAAAACTCATACGCTGTGATGGTCTACCGATGCCAGAACTCTTGAAAAGCATCTTAGAATTATTTCCTTTGGATCAATACGTCGAACAGCCAGTAGCATTGATGGCTGTAGCTAAAGGTGATGAGACTAAACCTGCGATTTGGGAGGAGTATAAGGCGCTTCTTGATCAAGGCGTATCGATTGAATCAATCGAACGACAGGCCTTTTACGAGAGAGGAAAACAAGCGTATGCCATCGTCGCAACTGGGGAAGAAGCAATCTATGCAAATATTCTTTTGAAGAAAGGCGTTGTGAAATAA
- a CDS encoding ATP-binding cassette domain-containing protein, translating to METILDMKDVSKNFGPVQALKNAALHLKKGEVHALMGENGAGKSTLMKILTGIHGKDTGSIVYDGAEVAFKSPKESMDAGVVIVHQELNMINHLTVAQNVFIGRESMRGFFTKDDEINKQTQALFDRLNMDIDPKEKVGNLTVGKMQMVEIAKAISMNAKIVVFDEPTAALTDSEIKELFKIIDDLKKRQIGIVYISHRMDEIKQITDRVTVMRDGEYIGTIDTKSSTKD from the coding sequence ATGGAGACGATATTAGATATGAAAGATGTTTCCAAGAACTTTGGTCCTGTGCAAGCGTTAAAAAATGCGGCACTCCATTTGAAAAAAGGAGAAGTTCACGCATTGATGGGGGAAAATGGCGCTGGCAAATCGACACTCATGAAAATTTTAACAGGGATTCATGGAAAAGACACTGGCTCGATCGTCTACGATGGAGCAGAAGTGGCATTCAAAAGCCCAAAGGAATCAATGGATGCCGGAGTGGTCATCGTTCATCAAGAGTTGAACATGATCAATCATCTGACAGTTGCGCAAAATGTATTTATCGGTAGAGAATCAATGAGAGGTTTTTTTACGAAAGATGATGAAATAAACAAACAGACGCAAGCTTTGTTCGATCGGCTGAATATGGATATCGATCCAAAAGAGAAGGTTGGAAATCTAACCGTAGGAAAAATGCAGATGGTAGAAATTGCCAAAGCAATCTCAATGAATGCGAAAATCGTTGTTTTTGATGAGCCAACAGCGGCCCTTACTGATTCAGAAATAAAAGAACTGTTTAAAATCATCGATGATTTAAAAAAACGTCAAATTGGAATCGTATACATTTCTCATCGGATGGATGAGATTAAACAAATCACTGATCGAGTAACGGTTATGCGAGATGGCGAATACATCGGGACGATCGACACCAAATCTTCTACAAAGGACTAA
- a CDS encoding ATP-binding cassette domain-containing protein gives MMVGRVIYEDPKSHSEIPDDAETVLEVKNLSIGKRVKDLNFQLKKGEILGFSGLMGAGRTEMARLIFGADTRDNGEIFIHGEKVEIQEPKDAVAHGVGYLSEDRKQYGVIVGMSVADNIVMTDLDKYVRGALIDDRSIEQESQKYIKSLQIKTPSGKQLIRNLSGGNQQKVVIAKWLEQDSDILIFDEPTRGIDVGAKSDIYELMTELTKMGKSIIMISSELTEILRMSDRVIVMCEGKKTAELAISEATQEKILYYATLREEVV, from the coding sequence ATGATGGTCGGCCGCGTCATTTATGAAGATCCCAAATCTCATTCTGAGATACCGGATGATGCCGAAACGGTACTTGAAGTTAAAAACTTGAGCATCGGAAAGCGTGTAAAAGACTTGAACTTCCAGTTGAAAAAAGGAGAAATTCTTGGTTTTTCTGGACTGATGGGAGCCGGACGTACGGAAATGGCCAGACTGATCTTCGGAGCCGATACACGAGACAATGGAGAAATTTTTATCCATGGAGAAAAAGTTGAGATCCAAGAGCCAAAAGATGCAGTGGCACATGGCGTCGGTTATCTATCAGAAGACAGAAAACAATATGGAGTGATCGTTGGTATGTCTGTGGCAGATAATATTGTCATGACCGATTTAGATAAGTATGTTCGTGGTGCATTGATCGATGATCGATCGATTGAACAAGAAAGTCAAAAATATATCAAATCTCTACAGATCAAAACACCCTCAGGCAAACAACTGATTCGCAATCTATCTGGAGGAAACCAACAAAAAGTCGTCATTGCAAAATGGTTGGAACAAGACAGTGACATTCTGATTTTTGATGAACCAACACGAGGGATCGATGTGGGCGCCAAGAGTGATATTTATGAGTTAATGACAGAGTTAACGAAAATGGGTAAATCGATCATCATGATCTCTTCTGAATTGACAGAGATCTTGCGAATGAGCGATCGAGTCATTGTCATGTGTGAAGGTAAGAAAACAGCTGAATTGGCAATATCGGAAGCAACACAAGAAAAGATTCTATATTATGCAACATTGAGAGAGGAAGTTGTTTAG
- a CDS encoding ABC transporter permease, translated as MENQLENVPSQKNSWLKSIIGRIGLQQLIILIVLFLIYGFFAFMSPAFRTSNTLTSILDASYYVGFLALGVTFVIITGGIDLSIGTNMMCAAITGGVIYNRFGAPLWLALLAIIAMATAFGLLNGLLVAKLKLPAFIATLGTMMITRGLSSILSNVQTETFPLRDSGDGWYKSIFRTGNNFPTGVILLLVMGIIAAIVLNKTKIGRYIFAIGSNSEATRLSGVNIVRSEATAYVIAGFFAGLAAIAYAATYTTVMPGAGAGFEMDGIAAVVVGGTSLSGGVGSILGTMIGVFIMTVLKIGLPYLDLQPHYQIFITGFVVILAVYVDIYRNRKKAK; from the coding sequence ATGGAAAATCAACTAGAAAATGTACCATCTCAAAAAAATAGTTGGCTAAAATCGATCATTGGTCGTATCGGATTGCAGCAATTGATCATTTTGATCGTCTTATTTTTGATTTATGGATTCTTTGCTTTTATGAGTCCAGCTTTTCGTACAAGCAACACCTTGACCAGTATATTAGACGCCTCTTATTACGTTGGATTTTTAGCTTTAGGGGTAACATTCGTCATCATCACTGGAGGAATCGATCTGTCGATTGGTACGAATATGATGTGTGCAGCGATAACAGGAGGTGTCATCTATAACCGTTTTGGCGCTCCGTTATGGCTCGCATTACTAGCGATCATCGCAATGGCTACAGCGTTCGGTCTGTTGAATGGTCTATTGGTGGCGAAACTAAAGTTACCAGCTTTTATCGCTACTCTAGGAACGATGATGATTACCCGAGGATTAAGCTCGATTCTTTCAAATGTCCAAACCGAAACATTTCCGTTACGAGATAGTGGGGATGGTTGGTATAAGTCGATTTTTCGGACGGGGAATAATTTCCCGACTGGTGTCATCTTATTACTCGTTATGGGCATTATTGCAGCAATCGTTTTAAATAAGACAAAAATCGGTCGATATATCTTTGCCATAGGGAGTAATAGTGAAGCAACTCGCCTATCAGGAGTGAACATTGTCCGAAGTGAAGCAACCGCGTATGTGATTGCCGGTTTCTTTGCAGGACTTGCAGCCATTGCTTATGCAGCAACATACACCACGGTCATGCCAGGAGCAGGCGCGGGATTTGAGATGGATGGGATTGCGGCAGTAGTAGTTGGTGGGACTTCATTAAGCGGTGGGGTCGGTTCGATTTTAGGAACGATGATCGGTGTATTCATCATGACTGTGTTAAAAATTGGTTTACCTTATCTTGATCTACAGCCTCATTACCAAATTTTTATCACTGGGTTTGTTGTGATACTTGCTGTTTATGTCGATATCTATCGGAATCGCAAGAAAGCAAAATAA
- a CDS encoding substrate-binding domain-containing protein: MKKRMWSFVLGVSVLFGIVGCSNGDSASDAGNSGDGTVIEVVAKGFQHDFWKAVQSGAQQAADEHGVRMNFVGPKDETAIAEQLEMLNNSINKNPGAIALAALDTNAQLDAIQQAQSKGIPIIGFDSGVPDAPDGAVKATAATDNYKAGAIAAEHAYEAIKERIAANDVSRIGIVSQEVNSLSISQRTGGFIDKMVELLEEDSGVGQGKNSSHWA, translated from the coding sequence TTGAAAAAACGTATGTGGAGTTTCGTTCTAGGAGTAAGTGTTTTATTTGGGATCGTTGGTTGTAGTAATGGGGACAGCGCATCTGACGCTGGAAATTCAGGCGATGGCACGGTGATCGAAGTTGTTGCCAAAGGCTTTCAACATGATTTTTGGAAAGCAGTACAGTCTGGTGCCCAACAAGCAGCAGATGAACATGGAGTTCGGATGAACTTTGTTGGACCAAAGGATGAAACAGCTATTGCAGAACAACTTGAGATGTTGAATAATTCGATCAATAAAAATCCAGGAGCCATTGCATTAGCAGCGTTAGATACCAATGCGCAACTGGATGCGATACAACAAGCACAAAGTAAAGGGATTCCAATCATTGGCTTTGACTCTGGTGTACCTGATGCTCCAGATGGCGCAGTAAAGGCAACCGCTGCCACTGACAACTATAAGGCTGGTGCGATTGCCGCAGAACATGCGTATGAAGCAATCAAAGAGCGAATAGCTGCAAATGATGTCTCTCGAATCGGCATTGTTTCTCAAGAAGTGAATTCACTTTCGATCTCACAAAGAACGGGTGGATTTATTGATAAGATGGTCGAATTGCTAGAAGAAGATAGTGGGGTTGGTCAGGGAAAAAATAGCAGTCACTGGGCATGA
- a CDS encoding substrate-binding domain-containing protein: MVREKIAVTGHDKFRNDIQEKDAKVVIELRVPAEVTDAAGKTEAQALLEKSDIICVYGSNEYGAKSIINADDGLGGRIGITEDKVIAIGFDSGALQQDAIRNERFYGSVTQNPVKIGYEAVSLAVKAAKGEPASDVDTGVEWYNKDNIDSQEIQELLYQ; this comes from the coding sequence TTGGTCAGGGAAAAAATAGCAGTCACTGGGCATGATAAATTTAGAAATGACATCCAAGAAAAGGATGCAAAAGTAGTGATCGAATTACGTGTACCCGCTGAAGTAACTGATGCTGCCGGAAAAACAGAGGCGCAAGCATTACTTGAAAAATCGGATATCATCTGTGTTTATGGCTCGAATGAATATGGCGCAAAATCAATCATCAATGCGGATGATGGGCTAGGTGGACGCATTGGTATCACAGAGGATAAAGTGATTGCGATCGGCTTTGATTCAGGAGCCTTACAACAAGATGCGATTCGAAATGAACGGTTTTACGGATCAGTCACACAAAACCCTGTAAAAATAGGTTATGAGGCGGTGTCCTTAGCAGTAAAAGCAGCCAAAGGAGAGCCAGCAAGTGATGTCGATACCGGTGTGGAATGGTACAACAAAGACAATATTGATTCTCAAGAGATCCAAGAATTACTTTATCAATAA